TTAGATGGATAATTCTTTAGATAATTGATACATATCTTTATCGATTGTATGCTTTTGAGCTAACGCTTCGATAATATCATGATCAACAAGTTTGTTATCTTGAATACCTACACAACGTCCACCTTGACCAGCAATTAACAATTCAACTGCTCTTGCACCAAGACGGCTTGCTAATACACGGTCTTGTGCACTTGGTGATCCACCACGTTGTACGTGACCTAATACAGTTACGCGAGTATCAAAGTTTGTTGCTTCTTCAATGTGCTTACCGATGTCAATTGCACTTCCAACACCTTCAGCTACAACGATAATACTGTGTTTTTTACCACGTTCACTACCACGCTTCAGACGAGCGATAACATCTTCCATGTCATACTCTTCTTCTGGAATTAAGATTGTTTCCGCACCATCAGCTAAACCAGCCCATAATGCGATATCACCAGCGTGACGTCCCATTACTTCGATAACATATGTACGTTCATGAGATGTAGCTGTGTCACGAATTTTATCAATTGCATCAATAACAGTGTTTAAAGCTGTATCGAAACCAATTGTGAAGTCTGTTCCAGGGATATCATTGTCGATTGTACCTGGTACACCAACACATGGGAATCCTTGTTCAGTTAATTTTTTAGCGCCTTGGTAAGAACCATCTCCACCAATAACAACAAGTCCTTCGATACCGTGTTTCTTTAATTGCTCGATACCTTTTAGTCGTACTTCTGGGTCTTTAAACTCAGGACATCTTGCTGTATATAATTTTGTACCACCGCGGTGGATAATATCGCCAACAGAACCAAGTTCTAATTTTTCAATATGACCAGAAATTAATCCAGCGTATCCATGGTAAATACCATATACTTCAATATCATGGAAAATCGCTTTACGAACAACTGCACGAATGGCAGCATTCATACCAGGTGAATCTCCACCACTTGTTAATACACCAATACGTTTCATTTGTACTCACCTCATAAAGATTATTTGCCTTATAATAAAATAACACGAAAAAATATAAAAATACAATGGAGAAGATGTGTCTTTTCATAATAAAAACGTGCATTCGCGAAGTGGAACGCACGCTTTTCTTATTTTATCCAAATGGAAGCGTTTGAAAACGAAACTTGCCCAATTTTCATATATTTTTCATAACGTTTTTCGATTAATTCATCTTTCGAAATTCCGTTTAATTGTTCAAAAGTTTTTCCAAGCATTAAATCTATATTTTCTGACTGTTTCAAAATATTGCGGTGCGCTCCACCTTTTGTCTCTGGAATAATTTCGTCAATTACACCTAATTCTTTCAAATCTGCTGCTGTAATTCTCATCGCTTCTGCAGCTTCCTTCGCTTTTCCTGCATCTTTCCAAAGAATTGCCGCTGCACCCTCTGGTGTAATAACAGAATAAGTGGAATTTTCTAGCATATGAATGTAATCCCCTACTCCAAGACCTAGCGCGCCACCACTACCACCTTCGCCGATAACGATACAAATAACAGGTACTGTTAAGCCTGCCATTTCAAATAAATTGCGGGCGATAGCTTCACTTTGACCACGTTCTTCAGCAGCTTTACCAGGATAAGCTCCTTTCGTATCAATAAAACAAATAATGGGACGATTGAACTTCTCCGCCTGCTTCATTAAACGTAATGCTTTTCGATATCCTTCTGGATGAGGCATTCCAAAATTACGGCGAATATTTTCTTTTGTATCTTTTCCGCGTTGATGCCCAATTACAGTTACAGGCATCCCTTTATACTTCGCAATGCCGCCGACAATCGCTGCATCATCGCCAAATAGACGATCTCCATGACATTCAAAAAAATCAGTAAATAAGTGCTCAATATAATCGAGCGTTGTCGGTCGTTCCGCATGACGAGCAATTTGAACACGGTCCCATACTTTCATATTGCCGTATATATCTTCCTCTAAATTTTCTAGCTTGTCTTCCAAAATACGAATCTCCTCACTGAAGTCCATCTGGCTGTTTTTCGTATAGTCTTTCAGTTCACGAATCTTATTTCTTAGCTCAACAACTGGTTTCTCAAATTCTAGCTCTGCCATACAGCCATTCCCCCTCCTTGATGAACTTCTAAAATCTTGCGAAGCGATTCTCTCATATCATCACGATGTACCACCGCATCTAATTGACCATGTTCTAGTAAGAATTCTGCCGTTTGGAAATCTTCCGGTAGTTTCTCACGCACAGTTTGTTCAATTACACGTCTACCAGCAAATCCGATCAGTGCCCCTGGTTCTGCAAGATTATAATCACCAAGTGAAGCGAAACTCGCTGAAACCCCGCCCGTCGTCGGATGAGTCATAACAGAAATAAATAATCCTCCTGCATTACTATGCTTTTTCAAAGCTACGCTTGTTTTTGCCATTTGCATTAAACTTAATATCCCTTCTTGCATACGGGCACCACCCGAAGCAGTAAAGATAATAAATGGAACTTGTAAGTCGTATGCCTTTTCAACCGCACGGGCAATTTTTTCTCCTACAACAGAGCCCATGCTCCCCATTCGAAAACGAGAATCCATTACTGCAACAACAACAAGCATGTCATCAATTGTTCCTTCACCAGTTACAACCGCTTCGTTCAATTCAGTCTTCTTACGATCGCTCTCTAGTTTCTCTTCATACCCTGGAAACTCGAGTGGATTTAATGAAACCATTTCTTTGTCATACTCACGGAATGACCCCTCGTCCAATATACTATCAAGACGTTCCCATGCATTCATAGGATGATGATATCCACAATTCACACATACTTTTAAATTTTTTAGAAGCTCTTTCGTATACATGATTTTTTTACATTTCGGACATTTTGTCATAACGCCATCTGGTACGTCTTTTCGTACTTGTTCTGAAGGTATTGCAGCGTACTTTTTCTTTTTCACGAATAAATCTCTTAGCACAATTTGACCCCCTTCGTTGAGAGCTAAGGTTAGCGTAAGAAGAAAATTGGGCTAACACCAAAGTTTGATGTTAGCCTTATCTTCTCAATCTGTCTAATAACCTCACTCTTTACGTTTAACTTTAACCGCTACGCGATAGAATGTTTGTCATAACGTGTCATGGTCATTTCGACAAATTTTATACATTACGAGTGAAACTGTATATTCTCTACTAATTCATCGTAAATTTTTAGTGCATCATTTTCTTGTTTTTCTTCCAAAGTAGCGTAAAGCTTTCTATACATATCGATAGAATCTCCTGAAACTTTACAAGAAAGAGTTGCTACGTAATCATTTACGATCATCCAAATACGATATAGTAAATAATTATCGACTTGTTCAATAAGTGTTTTAAAGAACGTTTGATGAAGCATTGGAATTGAGTTTTCATTTTCTTCAAGCACTTGATGTAATTTGCTTAGCACTTTAGAAAACGTTTCTTTCGGTAAATTACATACAATTCGAATCATATCTTTCTCAAGCAATCGTTTCGTTTGTAATAAATCACGAATTGTTTTCTCATCTTGCAGCAAGAACGGAGCAATTAATTGTACAAGACCGTTATCGTAAAAGTTTCGAATAAACGTCCCTTCACCACGTCTCGTTTCAATTAATCCTACTAGTTCTAAAGCACGCAATGCCTCTCTTACAGAGGAACGCCCTACATTTAAACGTGAACTTAACTCACGCTCAGACGGCAAACGATCCCCCGCTACCAATCCATCTTCTTCCATAATGGAACGGATTTT
This Bacillus paramycoides DNA region includes the following protein-coding sequences:
- the accD gene encoding acetyl-CoA carboxylase, carboxyltransferase subunit beta; amino-acid sequence: MLRDLFVKKKKYAAIPSEQVRKDVPDGVMTKCPKCKKIMYTKELLKNLKVCVNCGYHHPMNAWERLDSILDEGSFREYDKEMVSLNPLEFPGYEEKLESDRKKTELNEAVVTGEGTIDDMLVVVAVMDSRFRMGSMGSVVGEKIARAVEKAYDLQVPFIIFTASGGARMQEGILSLMQMAKTSVALKKHSNAGGLFISVMTHPTTGGVSASFASLGDYNLAEPGALIGFAGRRVIEQTVREKLPEDFQTAEFLLEHGQLDAVVHRDDMRESLRKILEVHQGGGMAVWQS
- a CDS encoding FadR/GntR family transcriptional regulator; this encodes MTSSNTKVYLEIVKKIRSIMEEDGLVAGDRLPSERELSSRLNVGRSSVREALRALELVGLIETRRGEGTFIRNFYDNGLVQLIAPFLLQDEKTIRDLLQTKRLLEKDMIRIVCNLPKETFSKVLSKLHQVLEENENSIPMLHQTFFKTLIEQVDNYLLYRIWMIVNDYVATLSCKVSGDSIDMYRKLYATLEEKQENDALKIYDELVENIQFHS
- the pfkA gene encoding 6-phosphofructokinase, whose translation is MKRIGVLTSGGDSPGMNAAIRAVVRKAIFHDIEVYGIYHGYAGLISGHIEKLELGSVGDIIHRGGTKLYTARCPEFKDPEVRLKGIEQLKKHGIEGLVVIGGDGSYQGAKKLTEQGFPCVGVPGTIDNDIPGTDFTIGFDTALNTVIDAIDKIRDTATSHERTYVIEVMGRHAGDIALWAGLADGAETILIPEEEYDMEDVIARLKRGSERGKKHSIIVVAEGVGSAIDIGKHIEEATNFDTRVTVLGHVQRGGSPSAQDRVLASRLGARAVELLIAGQGGRCVGIQDNKLVDHDIIEALAQKHTIDKDMYQLSKELSI
- the accA gene encoding acetyl-CoA carboxylase carboxyl transferase subunit alpha; its protein translation is MAELEFEKPVVELRNKIRELKDYTKNSQMDFSEEIRILEDKLENLEEDIYGNMKVWDRVQIARHAERPTTLDYIEHLFTDFFECHGDRLFGDDAAIVGGIAKYKGMPVTVIGHQRGKDTKENIRRNFGMPHPEGYRKALRLMKQAEKFNRPIICFIDTKGAYPGKAAEERGQSEAIARNLFEMAGLTVPVICIVIGEGGSGGALGLGVGDYIHMLENSTYSVITPEGAAAILWKDAGKAKEAAEAMRITAADLKELGVIDEIIPETKGGAHRNILKQSENIDLMLGKTFEQLNGISKDELIEKRYEKYMKIGQVSFSNASIWIK